One window of Pyxicephalus adspersus chromosome 4, UCB_Pads_2.0, whole genome shotgun sequence genomic DNA carries:
- the LOC140328263 gene encoding retinol-binding protein 1-like → MATDFNGYWKMLSNENFEDYLKALDVNVALRKIATLLKPDKDIIQNGEHMVIKTLSTFRNYIMEFDVGKEFEEDLSGVDDRICMTTVNWAGDKLVCVQKGEKEGRGWTQWVEGDELHLEMRVGDVACKQVFKKIRQ, encoded by the exons ATGGCAACTGATTTCAATGGCTACTGGAAGATGCTGAGCAATGAGAATTTTGAGGACTATCTGAAGGCACTGG ACGTCAACGTCGCACTGAGGAAGATTGCGACTCTACTAAAGCCGGACAAAGATATTATTCAGAATGGGGAGCACATGGTGATTAAGACACTGAGTACTTTTAGGAACTACATCATGGAGTTTGATGTGGGAAAGGAGTTTGAAGAGGATTTGTCTGGAGTAGATGATCGCATATGCATG ACAACAGTCAACTGGGCGGGCGACAAGCTGGTGTGTGTACAGAAAGGAGAAAAGGAAGGCCGAGGCTGGACCCAGTGGGTGGAGGGAGATGAATTACACTTg GAAATGCGGGTTGGAGATGTAGCCTGCAAGCAAGTTTTTAAGAAGATTCGCCAGTGA